A window of Sulfurimonas gotlandica GD1 contains these coding sequences:
- a CDS encoding methylated-DNA--[protein]-cysteine S-methyltransferase: MKKSFDIITPQEYKKLEKRLEIVYGYGFTPFGRSILAFTKQGVCFLAFEEDEEKLLYELEKTWQKAYLVRDDEKVHEYLKNIFLHKTKVNMFVKGTNFQINVWRALLSIPDAAVTTYQDIANSINKPKAVRAVASAIGSNNIAYLIPCHRVIAKSGAMSGYRWGIDRKKIILAYEALNEIDENE; encoded by the coding sequence ATGAAAAAAAGTTTTGATATTATTACTCCACAAGAGTATAAAAAACTAGAAAAAAGATTAGAGATAGTTTATGGTTATGGTTTTACGCCTTTTGGAAGATCTATTTTGGCCTTCACTAAGCAAGGTGTATGTTTTTTAGCTTTTGAAGAAGATGAAGAAAAATTACTTTACGAGCTAGAAAAAACATGGCAAAAAGCTTACCTAGTAAGAGATGATGAAAAAGTACACGAGTATCTGAAAAATATATTTCTTCATAAAACGAAGGTAAATATGTTTGTAAAGGGTACAAACTTTCAGATAAATGTCTGGAGAGCACTTTTAAGCATTCCAGATGCAGCAGTGACAACTTATCAAGATATTGCAAACTCAATAAATAAGCCAAAAGCGGTTAGGGCAGTTGCTAGTGCAATCGGATCAAACAACATTGCCTATCTTATCCCATGTCATAGAGTTATAGCAAAGTCCGGTGCGATGAGTGGTTATAGATGGGGAATAGATAGGAAAAAAATAATATTGGCATACGAAGCTTTGAACGAAATAGATGAAAATGAATAA
- a CDS encoding MlaE family ABC transporter permease, with translation MVLRFIEGIGDKTISMMSSFYEALRFTSLCLLHMIQPSSYNPAMRMVLTKQIYFTTVQIIPLFMTMAILFGSVIIGVVIALATQYNLQDEIGSIIITFVIDEFSPFFTALLISLRSGAAVNTEIAVMNVNKELNTLEKYKIDLIDYLFLPRIISGMISAVSLSILFAVIMLSSGYIFTLFYMNMDFHTYKYILISAIEFKDLVVLLIKSMAFGFVTMLIPIYSGLKTTSAYTAIPVSVLNGMVKLFIALFFIEVLSLLLQSL, from the coding sequence GTGGTTTTAAGATTTATAGAAGGTATTGGCGATAAAACAATCAGCATGATGTCTTCATTCTATGAAGCATTAAGATTTACTTCCCTCTGCTTACTACATATGATTCAGCCAAGTAGCTACAATCCTGCAATGAGAATGGTTCTTACAAAACAAATATATTTCACAACAGTTCAGATTATTCCTCTTTTTATGACCATGGCTATTCTTTTTGGTTCTGTAATTATTGGAGTTGTCATTGCCCTTGCCACACAGTACAATTTACAAGATGAGATAGGTTCTATTATTATTACTTTTGTAATAGATGAGTTTTCCCCATTTTTTACAGCTCTGCTTATATCTCTGCGCTCTGGTGCTGCAGTAAACACCGAGATAGCAGTGATGAATGTGAACAAAGAACTAAACACCTTAGAAAAGTATAAAATCGATTTGATTGACTACCTATTTTTACCAAGAATAATTAGTGGCATGATTAGTGCCGTATCACTATCTATATTGTTCGCGGTGATTATGCTTAGCAGTGGTTATATTTTTACTCTTTTTTATATGAATATGGATTTTCACACATATAAATATATACTTATAAGCGCCATCGAGTTTAAAGATCTAGTTGTTTTGCTTATTAAGAGTATGGCTTTTGGATTTGTAACTATGCTTATCCCAATATACAGCGGTCTTAAAACTACTAGTGCTTACACGGCAATTCCAGTATCTGTTTTAAATGGAATGGTGAAGCTTTTTATCGCATTATTTTTTATCGAGGTGTTATCATTACTACTACAATCACTGTAA